Proteins co-encoded in one Arachis hypogaea cultivar Tifrunner chromosome 11, arahy.Tifrunner.gnm2.J5K5, whole genome shotgun sequence genomic window:
- the LOC112720789 gene encoding uncharacterized protein: protein MVPHSYTLDSLSKSQDLASTIAAASTPSQIVSTCASIDSFLHSHTPDQSRHFFSLAFPTLICKLFGFDDPSNPNKPPSPAGWIDVAISSNDSDLSAALSSLLSPAGTLSSAISAVDNLSLVKYVFPAERLPEWARFLLISSSSSPAGVASGGPGALSELCPSLFQSRVKESPPSSQIQLNVFEYFLFWFAYYPVCRGKSENSHLVEVKSVKKFRLENWAHSIPVFASAVKRSGSAEQKTESNLYIRILRSYLSAYVPTYDLNAHQPYRSSILHYSGGFDAKVVARAQFLVSTLIHFWLVDNDFSPFPLNDCKFLGVSFRLRSVLGETPPTPGLGEVVKVFVRYLNLSTVAVIEARDGGGASECCGSPRWRNLGSSSSFDAVRAKELASKYNSLRCWNPWAQRPLYRYLLRTFLFCPMAASVKNVSQVFSVWISYLEPWNVTEDELSELEAIANGSASAQVNERKENYVARSRGYTPQWQDYVLSNYLYFSSLVMHFIGFAHRFLHNDVELIIQMVLKVLDMLTTSKELIDLLKNVDTLFHSKQAGPGKPMLNNLYRYVPSIHEQLQDWEDGLCETDADGSFLHENWNKDLRLFAEGEDGGQQLLQLFILRAEAELQAMSGHVSSLQCIDSLKEKLGYLFDGHTMISSPTSPEPIHHQHCRDDIFKPRRAGNHAYVDVKYKGDWMRRPISNDEIAWLAKVLIRLSDWMNESLGLNQAAEGTQVSPAIPYVEITPDVAHVCGPSEALKVFFCAVVSWLFFVGAGCLGLMRRCGLRVNLRVLASKKFVMVLVLYGSFSILKKIVRVLYSM, encoded by the exons ATGGTCCCTCACTCCTACACCCTCGATTCCCTCTCTAAATCCCAGGACCTCGCTTCAACCATCGCCGCCGCATCAACACCTTCCCAAATCGTCTCCACCTGCGCCTCCATCGACTCCTTCCTGCACTCCCACACACCCGATCAGTCCCGCCACTTCTTCTCCCTCGCCTTCCCAACCCTAATCTGCAAACTCTTCGGCTTTGACGACCCCAGCAACCCTAACAAACCTCCCTCCCCCGCTGGCTGGATCGATGTCGCCATTTCCTCCAACGACTCCGACCTCTCCGCTGCACTCTCCAGTCTCCTCTCCCCCGCCGGAACCCTCTCCTCCGCTATCTCCGCCGTCGACAACCTCTCCCTCGTCAAATACGTCTTCCCTGCCGAGCGCCTTCCGGAGTGGGCCCGCTTCCTTCtaatctcctcctcttcctctcccGCCGGTGTAGCCTCCGGCGGCCCCGGCGCACTCTCCGAACTCTGCCCCTCTCTCTTCCAATCTAGGGTTAAAGAATCGCCACCTTCTTCACAAATCCAGCTCAATGTTTTCGAGTACTTCCTCTTCTGGTTCGCGTATTACCCTGTTTGCAGGGGCAAATCGGAGAATTCACACCTTGTCGAGGTTAAGAGTGTGAAGAAGTTTCGGTTAGAGAATTGGGCTCATTCGATTCCAGTTTTTGCCAGCGCCGTTAAACGTTCTGGTAGTGCCGAACAGAAAACTGAATCGAATTTGTATATACGTATTCTACGGTCGTATCTGAGCGCGTATGTCCCAACCTACGACCTCAACGCACACCAACCCTACCGTAGCTCGATCCTTCACTACAGTGGCGGTTTTGATGCCAAGGTTGTGGCGCGTGCTCAGTTTCTGGTTTCTACCTTAATTCATTTCTGGCTTGTTGATAACGATTTCTCGCCGTTTCCTTTGAACGATTGCAAGTTCCTCGGCGTCTCTTTCCGGCTCCGGTCGGTACTGGGAGAGACTCCACCGACTCCAGGGCTCGGTGAGGTGGTGAAAGTTTTTGTGAGGTATTTGAATTTGAGCACTGTAGCGGTGATTGAAGCTCGCGACGGTGGAGGTGCCAGCGAGTGTTGTGGGAGCCCTAGATGGAGGAATTTGGGTTCTTCTTCCTCATTTGATGCAGTGAGGGCGAAGGAATTGGCTTCGAAGTACAATTCTCTGCGGTGTTGGAACCCATGGGCGCAGAGGCCTCTGTATAGATACCTGCTGAGAACGTTCTTGTTTTGCCCTATGGCAGCTTCCGTGAAGAATGTTTCTCAGGTTTTCTCGGTCTGGATTAGTTACTTGGAGCCTTGGAATGTAACTGAGGATGAGCTTTCTGAGCTTGAAGCTATTGCCAATGGGTCTGCTTCTGCTCAGGTGAATGAAAGGAAGGAGAATTATGTTGCCAGAAGCCGTGGTTATACTCCACAGTGGCAGGATTATGTGCTGTCTAACTACCTATACTTCAGTTCCCTGGTTATGCATTTTATTGGATTTGCTCACAGATTTCTTCATAATGATGTTGAACTTATAATCCAGATGGTGCTCAAG GTGTTAGACATGTTGACGACATCAAAAGAGCTCATCGACCTTTTGAAGAATGTGGATACGCTTTTCCACTCCAAACAGGCTGGACCAGGCAAACCAATGTTGAACAACTTGTACAGATATGTTCCTAGTATCCATGAGCAGTTGCAG GACTGGGAAGATGGTTTATGTGAGACTGATGCTGATGGCTCATTCTTACACGAGAATTGGAACAAGGATTTGCGACTGTTTGCCGAGGGGGAGGATGGTGGACAACAGCTTCTTCAG CTGTTTATACTACGTGCAGAAGCTGAGTTGCAAGCTATGTCTGGGCATGTATCAAGCCTTCAATGCATAGATTCATTGAAGGAAAAGTTGGGGTACTTATTTGATGGACACACAATGATATCATCCCCAACTTCCCCGGAACCAATCCATCATCAACATTGTCGTGATGACATATTCAAGCCAAGAAGAGCTGGCAACCATGCGTATGTAGATGTTAAGTATAAAGGCGACTGGATGAGACGTCCAATATCGAACGACGAGATTGCGTGGCTTGCAAAAGTGCTGATTAGGTTGTCTGATTGGATGAATGAGAGTCTTGGACTGAATCAAGCGGCGGAGGGGACTCAAGTAAGCCCTGCCATCCCCTATGTGGAAATTACACCTGATGTTGCCCATGTCTGTGGCCCTTCGGAGGCCCTGAAGGTCTTTTTCTGCGCAGTTGTGTCTTGGCTTTTCTTTGTTGGTGCTGGCTGTTTGGGTTTGATGCGAAGATGTGGTCTGAGGGTGAACCTAAGGGTACTGGCCTCCAAGAAATTTGTAATGGTTTTGGTTTTATATGGTTCATTTAGCATATTGAAAAAAATCGTACGAGTTTTGTATAGCATGTAG